The following are from one region of the Acanthopagrus latus isolate v.2019 chromosome 2, fAcaLat1.1, whole genome shotgun sequence genome:
- the aamdc gene encoding mth938 domain-containing protein gives MSSPEIASLSWGHMKVKGCSSSYKDCKVWPGGSRTWDWRETGTDHYPGVQPADLEEVLKKGIDLLVIGRGMSEALQVPSATVDFARWAGSSTPPADG, from the exons ATGTCCTCTCCGGAGATCGCCTCTCTCTCCTGGGGCCACATGAAGGTGAAGGGCTGCTCCTCCAGCTACAAGGACTGTAAAGTCTGGCCTGGAGGCAGCCGGACCTGGGACTGGAGAGAGACCGGAACCGAC caTTATCCTGGAGTCCAGCCTGCTGATCTGGAGGAGGTTCTGAAGAAGGGGATCGACCTGCTGGTCATCGGCAGAGGGATGAGCGAGGctctgcag GTTCCCTCCGCCACCGTGGACTTTGCGAGGTGGGCGGGGTCTTCCACTCCACCTGCTGATGGATGA
- the LOC119011415 gene encoding pannexin-1-like — translation MAIAHVATEYVFSDFLLKDPNQARYRSVRTELAVDKMVTCVAVGLPLLLISLAFAQEVSVGTQISCFAPSNFSWRQAAYVDSYCWAAVHTHTLPLWLHKFFPYILLLVAVLMYTPALFWRFSAAPLLQSDLGFIMEELDRCYNRAVTLAKRLSTSGLLTPESDPTEGCFNYPLVEKFLTTKRFSRVLLFYYLLCRGLTLITLLCACVYLGYYLRLASVTDEFGCTLRVGLLASDPDVPDKVQCKLIAVGVFSLLSMVNLILFIALIPVVIYASLRPLFCHGYVHFLEAYQSLPTVGVLPTPDGQWDDLSLYLLFLEENISELKSYKYIKVLELLKRRGECTEENFDAMGLLQTLCLVKMDNVDGNKQDQVKTNAADSDSSPAGAATNSCNHPNSTVDVKTETEMKELTPLLPGNSDTTSIKSSEDRTVRQRAL, via the exons ATGGCCATCGCCCACGTGGCTACAGAGTACGTGTTCAGCGATTTTCTGCTGAAGGATCCGAACCAGGCTCGATACCGCAGCGTCCGAACCGAGCTCGCCGTGGACAAGATGGTGACCTGTGTGGCTGTGGGcctgcccctcctcctcatctctctggCCTTCGCTCAGGAAGTTTCAGTTG GtactcagatcagctgttttgCTCCCAGTAACTTCTCCTGGCGGCAGGCTGCTTATGTGGACTCATACTGCTGggctgctgtacacacacacactctacctCTGTGGCTGcacaag TTCTTTCCCTACATTCTGTTGTTGGTGGCGGTGCTGATGTACACCCCGGCATTGTTCTGGAGATTTTCGGCGGCACCGCTCCTGCAGTCGGACCTCGGCTTCATCATGGAAGAGTTGGACCGGTGTTACAACCGTGCTGTCACTCTTGCCAAACGCTTGTCCACTTCAGGACTGCTCACCCCAGAAAG TGACCCTACTGAAGGCTGTTTCAATTACCCGCTGGTGGAGAAGTTTCTGACGACCAAGCGTTTTTCGCGGGTGCTGCTGTTTTACTACCTGCTGTGTCGCGGCCTGACTCTCATCACCTTGCTGTGTGCCTGCGTCTACCTGGGATACTACCTCCGCCTGGCCTCCGTCACGGATGAGTTTGGCTGCACGTTGCGTGTCGGCCTGCTTGCCTCCGACCCAGACGTCCCCGACAAGGTGCAGTGTAAGCTCATCGCCGTGGGAGTCTTCTCTCTGCTGAG CATGGTCAACCTGATCCTGTTCATTGCACTGATTCCTGTGGTGATCTACGCCAGTCTCCGTCCCCTCTTCTGTCATGGATACGTCCACTTTCTGGAAGCCTACCAATCACTGCCCACTGTGGGCGTCCTGCCGACCCCTGACGGCCAGTGGGATGATCTGTCTCTGTACCTGCTGTTCCTGGAGGAGAACATCAGCGAACTGAAGTCCTATAAATACATCAAG GTGTTGGAGTTGTTGAAGAGACGAGGTGAATGCACAGAAGAAAACTTTGATGCCATGGGTCTGCTGCAGACTCTCTGTCTGGTGAAGATGGACAATGTGGATGGAAACAAACAGGATCAAGTGAAGACGAATGCAGCCGACTCTGACAGCAGCCCAGCAGGAGCAGCGACCAACAGCTGCAACCATCCGAACTCGACCGTAGACGtcaagacagaaacagagatgaAAG agcTCACACCTTTGCTGCCAGGAAACAGTGATACAACAAGCATCAAAAGCAGTGAGGACAGGACTGTCCGGCAGAGAGCGCTGTGA
- the LOC119006770 gene encoding uncharacterized protein LOC119006770, with protein sequence MTTMKDLTRVLLLTCLLPTGLSVKKQSVFVYSRLGGVTLLPCTGLPSNPDCSLISWTFFKGGHVRYTEEVSGGEVRMDSDKSSRLSITSNCSLTIRDLLVDDAGSYVCLQGVNSVTDVYLSILTITSQSTISDLQPGGNLTLNCILFTYYDVGSCRSYSSMFNLSWAAADGTLLQPEDNRYELIGRSRCSITLVTHLQRGDNNRAWRCQVTTKGNIRAAFQDFTSRFLFEDAPTALVPSADVSCPVHLPISRITLCVALPIMVIIVGVCTKRGDRRRAKTSAAGIELQEVHC encoded by the exons GTCTGAGTGTAAAGaagcagtcagtgtttgtgtacagcAGACTTGGAGGTGTCACCCTGCTGCCCTGCACCGGCCTGCCCTCAAACCCAGACTGCTCCCTCATCTCCTGGACCTTCTTCAAGGGCGGCCATGTCCGGTACACCGAGGAGGTGAGCGGGggggaggtgaggatggactcagACAAATCCAGCCGCCTGTCCATCACGTCCAACTGCTCTCTCACAATCCGTGACCTCCTGGTCGACGACGCCGGCTCCTACGTCTGTCTGCAGGGTGTCAACTCTGTGACTGACGTTTACCTCTCCATCCTCACCATCACCTCTCAGTCCACCATCAGTGACCTGCAGCCTGGAGGAAACCTCACCCTTAACTGCATCCTGTTCACCTACTACGATGTCGGCAGCTGCAGGTCGTACTCCAGCATGTTCAACCTCAGCTGGGCGGCTGCAGACGGgacgctgctgcagcctgaagaCAACAG GTACGAGCTGATTGGTCGCTCTCGCTGCAGCATCACCCTGGTGACACACCTGCAGAGGGGAGACAACAACAGGGCGTGGAGGTGTCAGGTGACCACCAAGGGAAACATCCGGGCGGCGTTTCAAGACTTCACATCCAGGTTTTTGTTTGAAGATGCTCCCACCGCTCTGGTTCCTTCAGCTGACGTCAGCTGTCCCGTCCACCTGCCCATCAGCCGCATCACGCTCTGTGTGGCTCTGCCCATCATGGTCATCATCGTGGGCGTCTGCACAAAGAGGGGAGACCGTAGGAGGGCCAAAACATCTGCAGCCGGCATCGAGCTCCAGGAAGTTCActgctga
- the ints4 gene encoding integrator complex subunit 4: MAAHLKKRVYEEFSKVVQIPHEEAPAKKLRLSKPSKSAALHIDLCKATNSTDALQYLLQFARKPVETESVEGVVRILLEHYYKETDNSVRLKIASLLGLLSKTQGFSPDCIVDDAISALNNEKSHQVLAQLLDTLLVIGTQLPESPAVRQRLIEVACKHLSDMYFGVRNKCLQLLGCLGMVDSPLTKDNEGLGTSLGAVRDVQSIISDYFGDQDPRVRTAALKAMLQLHERGMKIHEIIYEQACRLLSDDYEQVRSAAVQMVWVLSQLYPESIVPIPSSNEEIRLVDDVFGKISHMVSDGSWMVRVQAAKTLGSMLQVSPHFLEQTLDKKLMSDLRRKRTAHERAKDLFASGEFSSGRKWADDAPKEKLDSNTVNLIASGACGAFVHGLEDEMFEVRIAAVEALCKLARSSASFAEKCLDFLVDMFNDEIEEVRLQSIHVLREISTHITLREDQLDTVLAVLEDSSRDIREALHELICYTNVSTKECIQLALLELLKNLNKYPTDRNSVWKCLKFLGSRHPTLVLPLVPELLSTHPYFDTPEPDMDDPAYIAVLVLVFNAAKSCPTMPALFSDHTFRHYAYLRDSLSHLVPPLRLPGSGLDVVDSRCGSGSVESAQLFLQQSLIRVSTIQNLEAPGSQDLLDFTIRDLRRLGELQTELAGAADFCATYLRCQLLLMKALQEKLWNMAVPLCLKQNVTATAAAQQILEETYKLEFLYSGLDSRQVATIHHVRLQAKALQLILTARTRQGLDPLISSCEKFLQDIESFQRLFLTELPHLQDSFVDKLLELMPRLSSCKPVELVKILQTTLRQSSLLQLRLPEQIHQATATIIEPTGESDNPLRFTSGLVVALDIDATLEHVQDPQNTVKVQVLYPDGQSHVIHPKPADFRKPGPDRHRLITQVYLSHTAWTEPSQIEVRLLLAYSSSSTSLSSFSASKLGWSDSIDSLPPPEAAVEGTIPFSKSVKVFIMPKPARR; the protein is encoded by the exons ATGGCAGCACATCTTAAAAAACGAGTTTATGAGGAGTTTTCTAAAGTCGTGCAG ATTCCTCATGAAGAAGCTCCAGCCAAGAAGCTGCGTCTGTCCAAACCCAGTAAGTCTGCGGCTCTGCACATCGACCTCTGTAAGGCCACCAACTCTACTGATGCTCTGCAGTACCTGCTGCAGTTTGCACGCAAACCTGTGGAGACAGAGAGCGTGGAGGGAGTGGTCAGGATCCTGTTGGAGCACTATTACAAG GAGACAGATAACTCTGTGAGACTGAAGATCGCCTCTCTGCTGGGTCTGCTGTCCAAAACACAGGGCTTCAGCCCCGACTGTATCGTAGACGATGCCATCAGCGCACTCAACAATGAGA agtcCCATCAGGTCCTTGCTCAGCTGCTGGACACTCTGCTGGTCATCGGTACACAACTACCTGAGAgtcctgcagtcagacagagGCTCATCGAGGTGGCCTGCAAG CACTTGTCTGACATGTATTTCGGGGTGAGGAACAAGTGTCTGCAGCTTCTAGGATGTCTCGGCATGGTGGACTCTCCCCTGACCAAAGACAACGAGGGACTGGGCACATCGTTAG GAGCAGTGAGGGATGTCCAGAGTATAATCAGTGACTACTTTGGAGACCAGGACCCCAGAGTCCGCACTGCAGCCCTCAAAGCCATG CTGCAGTTGCATGAGAGAGGAATGAAGATTCATGAGATCATTTATGAACAG gcCTGCAGGCTGCTGTCGGATGATTATGAGCAGGTCCGTTCTGCAGCCGTGCAGATGGTTTGGGTGCTCAGCCAGCTTTACCCAGAAAG CATTGTTCCCATTCCGTCCTCCAATGAGGAGATCCGGCTGGTTGATGACGTATTTGGGAAGATCAGTCACATGGTCAGCGATGGCTCCTGGATGGTCCGGGTGCAGGCCGCCAAAACACTG GGTTCGATGCTGCAGGTCAGTCCTCACTTTCTGGAACAGACTTTGGATAAGAAGCTGATGTCTGACCTCAGA AGGAAGCGTACAGCTCACGAACGTGCCAAAGACCTCTTTGCTTCCGGAGAGTTCTCCTCTGGCAGGAAGTGGGCCGACGACGCCCCGAAGGAGAAACTTGACTCGAACACTGTCAACCTGATCGCCTCAGGGGCCTGCGGTGCCTTCGTTCACGGCCTGGAGGACGAGATGTTTG aGGTCCGTATTGCAGCAGTGGAGGCGCTCTGCAAGCTCGCTCGGTCGTCTGCGAGCTTTGCTGAAAAGTGTTTGGACTTCCTGGTCGACATGTTCAACGACGAGATCGAGGAAGTGAGGCTGCAGTCCATCCACGTGCTGAGAGAAATCTCCACACATATAACACTCAGAGAGGACCAGCTGGACACGGTGCTGGCTGTGTTAGAG GACTCGTCTCGTGACATCAGAGAAGCTCTCCATGAGTTAATCTGTTACACCAACGTCTCCACTAAAGAGTGCATCCAGCTGgctctgctggagctgctgaagaaTCTCAACAAATATCCCACCGATCGCAACTCTGTCTGGAA GTGTCTGAAGTTTCTGGGTTCCCGTCACCCAACGCTGGTGTTGCCGCTGGTTCCTGAGTTGCTCAGCACTCACCCGTACTTCGACACCCCGGAGCCCGACATGGACGATCCGGCCT ACATCGCCGTTCTGGTTTTGGTGTTTAACGCTGCCAAGTCGTGTCCCACCATGCCGGCGCTGTTCTCCGACCACACCTTCAGACACTACGCCTACCTGAGGGACAGTCTGTCACACCTCGTACCACCTCTGAGA TTGCCTGGCAGTGGTCTGGATGTGGTGGACTCGCGTTgcggttctggttctgttgaatCAGCTCAGCTGTTCCTCCAACAGAGTCTGATCAGAGTCAGCACCATCCAGAACCTGGAGGCACCCGGATCCCAAGACCTGCTGGACTTCACCATACG agacCTGCGGCGGCTCGGCGAGCTGCAAACTGAACTTGCCGGCGCTGCTGATTTCTGTGCGACGTACCTGcgctgccagctgctgctcatgaag GCTCTGCAGGAGAAGCTGTGGAACATGGCCGTCCCTCTCTGCCTCAAACAAAACGTCAcggccacagcagcagctcagcag atCTTAGAGGAAACCTACAAGCTGGAGTTTCTGTACAGCGGTCTGGACAGCAGACAGGTGGCCACCATACATCATGTTCGCCTCCAGGCCAAAGCTCTGCAGCTGATCCTGACTGCTCGCACCAGGCAAGG GTTGGATCCTCTCATCAGCAGCTGTGAGAAGTTTCTGCAGGACATTGAGTCTTTTCAGAG GTTGTTCCTGACAGAGCTGCCCCACCTCCAGGACAGTTTTGTGGACAAGCTTTTGGAGCTGATGCCCCGTCTGTCGTCCTGTAAACCAGTAGAGCTGGTTAAGATCCTCCAGACGACGCTGAGGCAGAGcagcctgctgcagctcagactcCCTGAACAG ATCCATCAGGCGACAGCCACCATCATAGAGCCGACAGGGGAGTCTGACAACCCGCTGAGGTTCACATCTGGCCTGGTGGTGGCGCTCGACATTGATGCAACACTGGAGCACGTCCAGGATCCTCAGAACACTGTGAAAGTCCAG GTTTTGTATCCAGACGGCCAGAGTCACGTGATCCATCCTAAACCTGCAGACTTCAGAAAGCCCGGACCCGACCGACACAGACTCATCACACAGGTTTACCTCTCTCACACAGCATGGACAG AGCCGTCTCAGATTGAGGTGCGCCTCCTGCTGGCctacagctcctcctccacctccctctcctccttttccgCCTCCAAGCTGGGATGGAGCGACAGCATCGACAGCCTCCCACCGCCAGAGGCGGCTGTAGAGGGAACCATCCCCTTCAGCAAGTCTGTCAAAGTCTTCATCATGCCTAAACCTGCCCGACGCTGA